One part of the Hydra vulgaris chromosome 01, alternate assembly HydraT2T_AEP genome encodes these proteins:
- the LOC136074158 gene encoding uncharacterized protein LOC136074158 — MPQLNYNEANVIFCSPEAIVTTYRSIVKDTVFNQKLVAIAVDESHCVKKWGSSSTQSDAFRSHYIRLSELRSLVPKRIPVLALTTTATKSTADFIIDNHCMHNLVIISSTPERRNIKYSLIHTDTKDPEKNF; from the exons ATGCCccag ttaaattacaaTGAAGcaaatgtaatattttgttCACCTGAAGCTATTGTAACAACTTATAGATCAATTGTCAAGGACACTGTCTTCAATCAGAAACTTGTTGCAATTGCAGTTGATGAAAGCCATTGTGTAAAAAAGTG GGGAAGTTCAAGTACACAATCAGATGCATTTCGGTCTCACTACATTAGACTATCAGAATTGCGATCACTTGTCCCTAAAAGAATTCCAGTATTGGCATTGACAACAACTGCAACTAAAAGTACCGCTGACTTTATTATTGATAATCATTGTATGCATAATTTAGTTATCATATCATCTACGCCAGAAAGAAGAAATATTAAGTACAGCCTAATACATACTGACACAAAAGATccggaaaaaaatttttag